A single genomic interval of Amblyraja radiata isolate CabotCenter1 chromosome 3, sAmbRad1.1.pri, whole genome shotgun sequence harbors:
- the reep5 gene encoding receptor expression-enhancing protein 5, with amino-acid sequence MAASIMQRLDKILNEKNILSDILGKIESKTGIKKTYIALAFIALISIYLVIGYAASLVCNLIGFVYPAYVSIKAIESPDKDDDTIWLMYWVVYGIFSVAEFFSDILFSWFPFYYILKCAFLVWCMSPTSSNGSQMLYKRFIRPFFHKHEAQLDKIAKNISDRASEAADSIRDNAKQATANLIFEEKKST; translated from the exons ATGGCAGCCTCCATTATGCAGCGCCTGGATAAAATCCTCAATGAGAAAAACATACTGTCGGATATTCTGGGGAAAATCGAAAGCAAGACGGGGATTAAAAAAACTTACATTGCTTTGG CCTTCATTGCATTGATTTCCATTTACCTTGTGATCGGCTACGCAGCATCTTTAGTTTGCAACTTGATCGGATTCGTTTATCCTGCTTATGTCTC GATCAAGGCCATTGAAAGCCCTGATAAGGATGATGACACAATATGGCTGATGTACTGGGTAGTTTATGGTATCTTCAGTGTAGCTGAATTCTTCTCTGACATACTTTTTTCCTGGTTTCCGTTCTATTACATactgaag TGTGCGTTCCTGGTTTGGTGCATGTCTCCCACCTCAAGCAACGGCTCACAGATGCTCTACAAGCGTTTTATCCGCCCTTTCTTTCACAAGCATGAGGCTCAGCTGGACAAAATTGCGAAGAATATTAGTGACCGGGCCTCAGAAGCTGCAGATAGCATCAGAGACAATG CTAAGCAAGCAACAGCAAACTTAATCTTTGAAGAGAAGAAGAGCACTTAA
- the srp19 gene encoding signal recognition particle 19 kDa protein, giving the protein MVYMDKSYADKDRFICIYPAYINSKKTIAEGRRIPVQKAVENPTFGEIRDVCTAAGLSVVVENKLYPREWNRDVQFRGRIRVQLRNEDGSLCMEQFPTRKSIMVYVAEMIPKLKTRTQKAGGGDQNAQPGEGGKKSKKKKKK; this is encoded by the exons GTTTATCTGCATTTATCCTGCATATATAAACAGCAAAAAGACCATAGCAGAAGGAAGGAGAATACCTGTACAAAAA GCTGTTGAAAACCCAACATTTGGAGAAATTCGAGATGTTTGCACAGCGGCAGGATTAAGTGTGGTCGTGGAg AATAAACTTTACCCACGCGAGTGGAACAGAGACGTACAGTTCCGAGGCAGAATACGTGTTCAATTGAGAAATGAAGATGGGTCCTTATGTATGGAGCAGTTTCCCACAC GTAAATCGATAATGGTGTATGTAGCAGAAATGATTCCAAAACTAAAGACCAGGACGCAGAAGGCAGGAGGAGGTGATCAAAACGCACAACCAGGTGAAGGTGGCAAGAAgagtaagaagaagaagaagaagtga